One Hyla sarda isolate aHylSar1 chromosome 11, aHylSar1.hap1, whole genome shotgun sequence genomic window carries:
- the NUMB gene encoding protein numb homolog isoform X1: protein MNKLRQSFRRKKDVYVPEASRPHQWQTDEESVRTGKCSFPVKYLGHVEVDESRGMHICEDAVKRLKSERKFFKGFFTKSGKKAIKAVLWVSADGLRVVDEKTKDLLVDQTIEKVSFCAPDRNFDRAFSYICRDGTTRRWICHCFMAVKDTGERLSHAVGCAFAACLERKQKREKECGVTATFDASRTTFTREGSFRVTTATEQAEREEVMKQIQDSKKVADFEPKPVIPAVTTSATVTLTAPPALPPSPTIEHQAFHEVKDGSNPHMIPRRHAPVEQLARQGSFRGFPALSQKMSPFKRQLSLRINELPSTVQRKSDFQITNPVPEMEAETDSISALCSQITNTFSGPPEDPFISAPMPKPTTPQSPPFEVNGTTSAFTLPAARPAQVSVAPTAAPVRETNPWANAPTASAQQVVNTGAPPVATVVGSEFVSTPTAVQSNHKRTPSEADRWLEEVSKTVKSQQRQSPVPAPVIQAPPLIQPVVAAAPNPTQPYPTNTFIAPPPVPVAIVPTIPPAFIPVQQPYPVANGMNYPAPSVPVVGITPSQMVANVFGAAGHPPVYQPKPSPGLVKQQTFPTYETNSTTSSPFFKPSPQQQNGSVAFNGLDSSGWDLGAKHQQGQTSSAAVDPFEAQWAALESKSKARGNPSPTNPFSSDLQKTFEIEL, encoded by the exons GAAAGGAAATTCTTCAAAGGCTTCTTTACAAAA AGTGGCAAGAAAGCAATCAAGGCGGTCCTGTGGGTTTCAGCAGATGGACTTCGAGTTGTGGACGAGAAAACAAAG GATCTTCTGGTAGACCAAACAATAGAAAAAGTGTCCTTCTGTGCTCCAGATAGAAATTTTGACCGGGCATTTTCTTACATATGTCGTGATGGAACAACAAGGAGATGGATCTGTCATTGCTTTATGGCTGTGAAAGACACG GGCGAGAGGCTGAGCCATGCTGTTGGGTGCGCTTTCGCTGCCTGCCTGGAAAGAAAGCAGAAGCGTGAAAAGGAATGCGGAGTCACTGCCACCTTTGATGCCAGCAGAACCACCTTTACAAGGGAGGGCTCCTTCAGAGTAACCACTGCTACGGAACAGGCGGAGAGGGAAGAAGTTATGAAACAGATACAAGATTCCAAGAAAG TTGCCGATTTTGAACCAAAGCCTGTAATACCCGCTGTCACCACATCTGCCACAGTAACCTTGACAGCTCCACCAGCCCTGCCACCTTCACCAACTATTGAACACCAAGCCTTCCATGAGGTCAAAGATGGAAGCAATCCTCACATGATCCCACGTAGACATGCACCTGTAGAGCAGTTGGCAAGGCAAGGCTCGTTCAGAGGATTTCCTGCACTCAGCCAGAAGATGTCACCTTTTAAACGGCAGCTTTCTCTAAGAATTAATGAATTACCATCCACTGTGCAGAGGAAGTCTGATTTCCAAATAACCAACCCAG TTCCCGAGATGGAAGCAGAGACAGATAGCATCAGCGCCTTATGTTCACAGATTACCAACACCTTCAGTGGGCCCCCTGAGGACCCCTTCATATCTGCACCTATGCCCAAGCCCACTACACCACAGTCCCCTCCATTTGAAG TGAATGGCACTACCTCTGCATTCACACTGCCTGCTGCCAGGCCTGCACAAGTCTCTGTGGCTCCCACAGCAGCACCTGTTCGTGAGACCAATCCATGGGCAAATGCTCCAACAGCATCTGCCCAGCAAGTGGTTAACACTGGAGCACCACCTGTGGCCACTGTTGTTG gcTCTGAGTTTGTATCCACGCCTACTGCGGTCCAGTCCAATCACAAGCGGACTCCCTCAGAGGCAGATCGATGGCTCGAAGAAGTGTCCAAAACTGTTAAGTCTCAGCAAAGACAATCCCCAGTTCCTGCTCCGGTCATTCAAGCGCCGCCTCTTATTCAGCCTGTTGTTGCTGCGGCACCAAATCCCACTCAGCCTTACCCAACAAACACTTTTATAGCACCACCACCTGTGCCAGTCGCCATAGTCCCAACTATACCACCTGCATTTATACCTGTGCAGCAACCTTACCCTGTAGCAAATGGTATGAACTACCCAGCTCCTAGTGTCCCGGTTGTTGGCATTACACCCTCACAGATGGTTGCTAATGTGTTTGGAGCGGCGGGTCACCCACCGGTCTATCAACCGAAGCCGTCACCAGGTCTGGTCAAGCAACAGACATTCCCAACCTACGAGACTAATAGCACCACCAGCAGTCCATTCTTCAAACCGTCTCCTCAGCAGCAAAACGGTTCCGTGGCATTTAACGGGTTAGACAGCAGCGGTTGGGATTTGGGTGCCAAGCACCAACAAGGGCAGACttcatcagctgctgtagacCCTTTTGAAGCCCAGTGGGCAGCATTAGAAAGCAAGTCAAAAGCTCGTGGTAACCCGTCTCCAACCAATCCCTTCTCCAGTGACCTCCAGAAGACATTTGAAATAGAACTTTAA